Proteins co-encoded in one Candidatus Bathyarchaeota archaeon genomic window:
- a CDS encoding TldD/PmbA family protein, whose translation MIDLLKEVVDRGLRLGADYVDIRLESYEGVAIRIRKGVLDAAATSITEGVGVRVLADGSWGFSFTEKISRDSLYKAVENAVKMAKASALAKTKPVKLAEVKTVRDRCTAEVKESPIDVPTEEKVRLAFEVDRFLRAYRGIREDTVHYGDSVFRKIFVNSEGSEITIEGCRVSLGIYAVGGSPTSPSSAHELIGGVGGYELVKGDISLKTAETVAERVIRLAEAGIPRGGAYTVVLDNELLGLIVHEAFGHTAEADMVISGSILTGKLGETVASELVTIVDDPGPIHANGWTPYDDEGVKARKVVIVDKGVLREYMHNRETAALMNAEPAGNARAQSYGFPPLIRMRNTYMEPGDWSPEEIIEDTREGFYLKGGVGGQADSNGEFMFSVQEAWRIENGELKEPYRGVTVSGNAVDVLKSIDAVGRDLKISSPGTCGKGQLVPVDGGGPHIRCKLIVGGMR comes from the coding sequence TAGGTTGGAGTCATATGAAGGGGTTGCTATTAGAATTCGTAAAGGTGTTTTAGACGCTGCGGCCACGTCCATAACGGAGGGGGTAGGAGTTAGGGTTTTGGCCGATGGCTCATGGGGTTTCAGCTTTACCGAGAAGATAAGCCGAGATAGTTTATATAAGGCCGTGGAGAACGCCGTGAAGATGGCTAAGGCCTCAGCTCTCGCTAAGACTAAACCTGTCAAACTTGCCGAGGTTAAAACGGTGAGAGATAGATGTACCGCGGAGGTTAAGGAAAGCCCTATAGATGTGCCGACTGAGGAGAAGGTTAGACTCGCGTTTGAGGTTGACCGGTTTCTCAGAGCCTATAGAGGGATCAGAGAGGATACCGTGCATTATGGAGACAGCGTTTTCAGAAAAATCTTCGTCAATAGTGAAGGCAGTGAGATCACGATAGAGGGGTGTAGAGTTTCTCTCGGGATATATGCGGTAGGAGGTAGCCCTACGTCTCCTTCGTCGGCGCACGAACTCATAGGCGGTGTGGGAGGATATGAACTCGTTAAAGGCGATATCTCCCTTAAGACGGCCGAGACGGTCGCTGAGCGTGTTATAAGACTCGCAGAAGCAGGTATTCCTAGAGGAGGAGCCTACACTGTCGTACTCGATAACGAGCTTTTGGGACTGATAGTTCACGAGGCCTTCGGACACACGGCTGAGGCGGATATGGTTATATCCGGCTCTATTTTGACAGGCAAACTCGGCGAGACTGTAGCTTCTGAGCTTGTAACGATCGTAGACGACCCTGGACCTATCCATGCTAACGGCTGGACTCCCTACGACGACGAGGGGGTTAAAGCTCGTAAAGTAGTCATAGTCGACAAAGGAGTTTTAAGAGAGTATATGCATAACAGAGAGACCGCGGCTCTGATGAACGCCGAACCAGCTGGAAACGCCAGAGCCCAAAGCTACGGTTTTCCACCGTTGATACGTATGAGAAACACCTATATGGAGCCTGGGGACTGGAGCCCCGAGGAGATCATAGAGGATACTAGGGAGGGCTTCTATCTTAAAGGTGGAGTCGGAGGGCAAGCGGACTCCAACGGAGAGTTCATGTTTAGCGTTCAAGAAGCTTGGCGTATAGAGAACGGAGAGCTTAAGGAGCCTTACAGAGGCGTAACGGTCTCCGGGAACGCCGTGGATGTTTTGAAGAGCATAGACGCGGTAGGTAGGGATTTAAAGATCTCGTCACCCGGTACATGCGGTAAGGGACAGCTGGTCCCGGTAGATGGTGGAGGACCGCATATAAGATGTAAGTTGATAGTGGGTGGTATGAGATGA
- a CDS encoding TldD/PmbA family protein, translated as MSLSELAVKYALRLGASEAHSVESEGEVIRVEVERDTISSVSYGRSSSLSLAVITGNRIGFSSMKNPTEESIKLLAERGYELAKALKPNPYWKGLPKPKPYPHVEGLYDRKISELGVEEAVELMKTAVSIVKDRDSRVSVVNGTLSVSSSNRTIANSEGIYCEERFTTMYCGLLTVAKEGGEVGSFAYEDHSSRRMDLDIENLAIKAAEKALASLRPKTLKSFKGTVIFDPDVSRMLFSALSAAYNGLNIWRGISPLKGRLGEKIATEQLTIVDDGVRPWGLASSKADGEGSPRRTTVVIEDGILKAFINNTFTARLLNMEETGNAAGLLDVAPSNTVVKPGDYDVEEMVCETDVGLYVGRLSGHIRFEDGLISGTAKQAFLIKNGERRYPVTECMISGNLYDILKNITGLSREVEVKWSTIVPTVMVENVSIIGGGKP; from the coding sequence ATGAGCTTGAGCGAGCTTGCGGTTAAGTATGCGTTAAGGCTTGGGGCTTCAGAGGCGCATAGCGTAGAGTCGGAGGGAGAGGTAATCAGGGTTGAAGTCGAGAGAGATACTATATCTAGCGTATCGTATGGAAGAAGCTCTTCGCTGAGTTTAGCCGTCATAACCGGTAACCGTATAGGGTTCTCCTCTATGAAAAATCCGACCGAGGAGTCTATCAAACTTCTAGCCGAAAGAGGCTATGAGCTTGCTAAAGCCCTTAAGCCGAATCCGTACTGGAAAGGACTCCCAAAGCCTAAGCCATATCCCCACGTCGAGGGTTTATACGACCGAAAGATCTCAGAGCTGGGCGTCGAAGAAGCTGTGGAACTCATGAAGACCGCGGTATCTATAGTTAAAGACCGAGATAGTAGGGTATCTGTTGTAAACGGCACTTTGTCGGTAAGCTCTTCCAATAGGACGATAGCGAACAGCGAAGGGATATATTGCGAGGAGCGGTTTACGACGATGTACTGCGGCTTACTCACCGTGGCTAAGGAAGGGGGAGAGGTCGGAAGCTTCGCATACGAAGACCATTCCTCTCGAAGAATGGACCTTGATATAGAAAACCTAGCGATTAAAGCCGCCGAGAAAGCTTTGGCCTCCTTGAGACCGAAAACGCTGAAGAGTTTTAAAGGAACGGTTATATTCGACCCTGACGTCTCGAGGATGCTATTCTCAGCCCTGTCGGCTGCCTATAACGGTTTAAACATCTGGCGAGGGATAAGTCCTTTAAAAGGTAGACTAGGTGAAAAGATAGCCACCGAGCAGCTGACGATAGTCGACGATGGTGTTAGGCCTTGGGGATTAGCATCTTCGAAGGCCGACGGTGAAGGCTCTCCGAGGAGAACCACAGTCGTCATCGAAGATGGAATCCTTAAAGCATTTATAAACAACACGTTCACCGCTAGACTCTTAAACATGGAGGAGACGGGTAACGCGGCTGGACTCTTAGACGTGGCACCTTCGAATACTGTGGTTAAACCCGGTGATTACGATGTCGAGGAGATGGTCTGTGAAACCGATGTGGGATTATACGTCGGGAGGCTCTCGGGGCATATAAGGTTTGAAGACGGTTTGATCTCGGGAACCGCTAAACAGGCGTTTCTGATAAAGAACGGTGAAAGACGTTATCCAGTTACGGAATGTATGATATCTGGGAACCTTTACGACATTCTTAAGAACATAACAGGGCTAAGCCGTGAAGTAGAGGTTAAATGGAGCACCATAGTTCCAACCGTTATGGTGGAGAACGTCTCGATAATCGGTGGAGGAAAACCTTAA
- a CDS encoding alpha/beta fold hydrolase, translated as MSRSVQRLLKPILSISFSLTLVLSILSFTVQTPRRFSNPPTVGDIGFWNISRAVEEPLDIKFYDEETRKGYDHLVKVRWLTYVSEYYGGAEVRINGFIAQPADQTKPLPAILMLHGTNGSSRGFLDQAVYIASRGYVVMAIDAPGCGESSKEPACTVWNIVNVSGGPKGAYYYHAAWSALRAVTVLTSLPEVDPDRIVVAGASMGGLETYMVAAVDPRVKAAIPIVASGNYRDLVMAGSLANLMAPEELDINSEEAELLLKFLDVYFYAAELDKPVFMLVSTNDEFFTLHAINDTFNVIPYPGKLMNLAPNWGHFEAYDGWIAAATLWLDSLFKGGDPIPVPKVSYRIVNWKLEVEANYAEGYTASIVWKSGFPGSMWVRKPMRLEDGRWVGEVEPVLPSKVFFYVAFEREGVQICTSPVYETRLTSLHLPLLLLVVTAISVVYHRRRLFEAVDREHIVGLSGWLLAALGFLGSYIVIPDRTEVMLWDLLERYGLTVGLNPWLTGTLVVLLALHLTLALLKPRLCIIPASISFIALLSILGVIQNLVFKRLTVTLGYGVYLLLTAVIVHAAHLGFEALLSKLKRKRVNVIKR; from the coding sequence ATGAGTAGATCGGTTCAGAGACTGCTTAAACCCATTTTGAGCATAAGCTTCTCGCTAACTTTGGTTTTGTCGATTCTTAGTTTTACTGTTCAGACGCCTAGGAGGTTTTCTAACCCTCCAACCGTCGGAGATATAGGGTTCTGGAACATAAGCAGAGCCGTCGAAGAGCCTTTAGACATAAAGTTCTACGATGAGGAGACTAGAAAGGGTTATGATCATCTGGTAAAGGTTAGATGGCTAACATATGTGAGCGAATACTATGGAGGAGCTGAGGTTAGGATAAACGGGTTTATAGCCCAGCCGGCAGATCAAACGAAGCCTCTACCGGCTATTCTGATGCTTCACGGAACAAACGGTTCGTCAAGAGGATTTTTAGACCAAGCTGTATACATCGCCTCAAGGGGATATGTCGTCATGGCTATAGATGCACCGGGATGCGGAGAATCCTCTAAAGAGCCTGCTTGCACGGTTTGGAACATAGTCAACGTATCTGGTGGCCCTAAGGGTGCATACTACTATCACGCTGCTTGGTCGGCTTTAAGGGCGGTAACCGTTTTAACGAGCCTACCGGAGGTCGACCCCGACCGGATCGTGGTGGCCGGTGCCTCCATGGGCGGATTGGAAACATATATGGTAGCGGCCGTCGACCCTAGGGTTAAGGCTGCGATACCTATAGTGGCCTCTGGAAACTACAGAGACCTCGTGATGGCAGGTAGCTTGGCGAACCTCATGGCTCCGGAGGAATTAGACATAAACTCGGAGGAGGCCGAGTTGTTATTAAAGTTTCTAGATGTCTACTTTTACGCGGCTGAGCTTGATAAGCCTGTATTCATGCTCGTCTCCACGAACGATGAGTTCTTCACCCTACACGCTATAAACGACACGTTCAACGTGATACCATATCCCGGTAAGCTCATGAACCTAGCTCCGAACTGGGGGCATTTCGAAGCTTACGATGGATGGATAGCCGCCGCGACGCTGTGGCTTGATAGCTTATTCAAAGGCGGAGACCCCATACCTGTGCCGAAGGTAAGCTATAGGATTGTGAATTGGAAGCTCGAAGTCGAGGCGAATTATGCGGAGGGGTATACGGCTTCTATCGTCTGGAAAAGCGGATTTCCCGGGAGTATGTGGGTTAGAAAGCCCATGAGGCTTGAAGATGGAAGATGGGTCGGTGAGGTGGAGCCTGTCCTACCGTCTAAGGTATTCTTCTACGTCGCTTTCGAACGTGAAGGGGTTCAGATATGTACGAGTCCGGTCTACGAAACCCGTTTAACCTCTCTCCATCTACCGCTTTTACTCCTGGTAGTGACTGCTATAAGTGTAGTCTACCATAGACGTAGACTATTCGAAGCCGTGGATAGGGAACATATTGTGGGCTTATCTGGATGGTTGCTGGCAGCTCTAGGATTCTTGGGAAGCTACATAGTGATCCCAGATAGGACGGAAGTGATGCTTTGGGACCTCCTTGAACGCTATGGGTTAACCGTAGGATTGAATCCATGGCTTACCGGAACGCTGGTCGTTCTTCTAGCTCTACACTTAACCCTTGCGCTCCTAAAGCCTAGACTATGCATCATACCAGCTTCCATAAGCTTCATAGCGCTCTTATCTATACTAGGAGTGATACAGAACCTTGTTTTCAAACGTCTAACCGTGACGCTGGGGTATGGGGTATATCTTCTTTTAACAGCGGTAATAGTCCACGCGGCTCATCTAGGCTTTGAAGCCTTACTTAGTAAGCTCAAACGTAAGAGAGTTAACGTCATCAAGCGGTAG
- a CDS encoding ECF transporter S component — MKKMVGRSSSLEIAFTIVFGALSVLLTLLKGFTTFPFPVLTYLKFEIAEIPCMVAYLAMGFKPGMASAIVYWLVLTPIGEFTPLGPAMKFAALASLILGMEAGRRLCGKNKSYMASVKTLSVSMVLGTIARVIVMSVFNYLVLVVLFPEFLDLASMMLKAAGLNAGTPANALITALTLTAVFNVIHSILSVLLPYLIVKTIVRLHPGLFRRTHRPTTA, encoded by the coding sequence GTGAAAAAGATGGTTGGGCGGTCGTCTAGTTTAGAGATAGCGTTCACAATAGTATTCGGCGCATTGTCGGTTCTCCTGACTCTTCTAAAAGGCTTCACTACTTTCCCTTTTCCGGTTTTAACCTACTTGAAGTTTGAAATAGCGGAGATTCCCTGCATGGTTGCTTATCTAGCCATGGGATTCAAACCAGGCATGGCGAGCGCCATAGTATACTGGCTTGTCCTCACTCCGATAGGTGAGTTCACTCCTTTAGGCCCGGCTATGAAGTTCGCTGCTTTAGCCTCTCTCATATTGGGTATGGAAGCTGGCCGCAGACTATGTGGAAAGAACAAGAGCTATATGGCCAGCGTCAAAACTCTATCGGTTTCTATGGTTTTAGGAACGATCGCAAGGGTCATAGTGATGTCCGTCTTTAACTACTTGGTGCTTGTCGTACTTTTCCCAGAGTTTCTAGACTTGGCTTCGATGATGCTGAAGGCTGCGGGGTTAAACGCGGGTACCCCGGCGAATGCGCTGATCACGGCCCTTACACTGACGGCGGTATTCAACGTCATACACTCGATCCTATCTGTGCTATTACCCTATCTGATAGTGAAGACCATAGTGAGACTTCATCCAGGATTATTCAGAAGAACACACCGCCCAACTACCGCTTGA
- a CDS encoding aldo/keto reductase: MRMVLLGNTGLEVSRLCIGTDYSEVYGSPEGEGVQIFLEGFKQGVNFWDTAESYGSYPAMQAALKQIDREKIVITGKSYGASRREVERDLEDALREIGTTYADIFMLHAVDSMEEFRRRRDALDFLLEMKEKGIVKAVGVSTHSARVAWSMAEVPEIDVVLTVLNIKGLRLTDGDLDLAKSAVKRLYEAGKGVYLMKVLARGRLADMYEEALRYVFRIPYVHSISVGIKSLNELREAVRIANEATPELNNRR; encoded by the coding sequence ATGCGCATGGTTCTTCTGGGAAATACAGGGCTTGAGGTTTCTCGGCTATGTATAGGTACAGATTACTCAGAGGTTTACGGCTCTCCGGAGGGGGAGGGGGTTCAAATATTTTTAGAAGGGTTTAAACAGGGAGTAAACTTTTGGGATACAGCTGAGAGCTACGGTTCCTATCCGGCTATGCAGGCCGCCCTCAAACAGATAGATAGAGAAAAGATCGTCATAACGGGTAAAAGCTATGGAGCAAGTAGACGCGAGGTCGAAAGAGACCTCGAAGATGCTTTACGAGAGATCGGGACGACTTACGCGGATATCTTCATGCTCCATGCAGTCGACAGTATGGAAGAGTTCAGGAGGAGACGTGACGCCTTAGATTTTCTGCTCGAGATGAAGGAAAAGGGTATCGTGAAAGCCGTAGGTGTTTCAACTCATTCAGCCCGGGTCGCATGGTCCATGGCTGAAGTACCTGAGATAGACGTCGTCTTAACGGTTTTGAATATCAAGGGACTTAGACTCACCGATGGAGACTTAGACCTTGCGAAATCGGCTGTTAAAAGACTCTATGAGGCTGGTAAAGGAGTGTACTTGATGAAGGTTCTGGCTAGAGGTAGGCTCGCGGATATGTACGAGGAGGCTCTCAGGTATGTTTTTAGGATACCGTATGTGCACTCGATATCTGTTGGGATAAAGAGCCTAAACGAGCTTAGAGAAGCTGTCCGTATAGCCAACGAGGCTACACCTGAGCTGAATAATCGTCGGTAA
- the dph5 gene encoding diphthine synthase, giving the protein MYSLPLVGEGELIFVGFGLGDLGLTVKGLEIVKNADKIYVETYTNYTPDWVVERLEELSGRRFERVSRKELEESGGATLLETASDSRVVFLVPGDPFMATTHIALRLEAEKKGIKTWVVNSSSIVAAAAGACGLQIYKFGESATVVFPEGDTVSMKPYDTVLKNLERGLHTLLLLDYRAEEGRAMTVNYALKLLRDVEKIRRMGIFNDDRLVVGLARLGYDNYKVKGGPLKDVLNEDFGEPPHCIVIPGSLHFMEAEALKILADVKETFSKREGDARSYVPLDRLNRYISGVEKVFRDIRLLESSRLVDRGDVAKALDWARNYYEDSRAFRDRGDLVSSLVAVAYCEGILEGLRLLNLVDFKWEGEV; this is encoded by the coding sequence ATGTACAGTCTTCCACTTGTGGGAGAGGGCGAACTTATATTCGTAGGGTTTGGTTTAGGCGACCTGGGACTGACAGTTAAAGGCCTTGAGATAGTCAAAAACGCCGATAAGATCTACGTGGAGACATACACGAACTACACACCAGATTGGGTCGTCGAAAGACTTGAGGAGCTATCGGGCCGACGGTTCGAGAGAGTTTCTAGGAAAGAGCTTGAAGAATCGGGTGGAGCTACGTTGCTGGAGACCGCGTCGGATTCCAGAGTAGTTTTCTTGGTTCCAGGGGACCCATTCATGGCCACAACCCACATAGCCTTAAGGCTTGAGGCTGAGAAGAAAGGCATAAAGACATGGGTCGTGAACTCGTCATCCATCGTAGCGGCCGCTGCAGGGGCCTGTGGGCTCCAGATCTATAAGTTCGGGGAATCAGCCACCGTTGTTTTTCCAGAAGGTGATACGGTTTCTATGAAGCCTTACGATACCGTGCTTAAGAACCTTGAACGTGGATTACATACGCTTCTCCTACTCGACTATAGGGCTGAAGAAGGCCGTGCTATGACCGTAAACTATGCTTTGAAACTACTGAGAGACGTCGAGAAGATTAGAAGAATGGGGATTTTCAACGACGATAGGCTTGTAGTAGGGTTAGCCAGGTTAGGTTACGATAATTATAAGGTTAAAGGAGGACCTTTAAAGGATGTTTTAAACGAGGATTTTGGAGAACCGCCCCATTGTATCGTCATCCCGGGTAGCCTCCACTTTATGGAGGCCGAGGCCTTAAAGATATTGGCAGATGTCAAGGAAACGTTTTCTAAGAGAGAAGGTGATGCTAGGAGCTATGTACCTTTAGATAGGCTGAACCGGTACATATCTGGTGTTGAAAAGGTTTTTAGGGATATCCGTCTCCTAGAATCATCTAGGTTGGTCGATAGAGGAGATGTAGCTAAAGCCTTAGATTGGGCGAGAAACTACTATGAGGATTCAAGAGCCTTTAGGGATAGAGGAGACCTGGTCAGCAGCCTCGTAGCAGTAGCCTACTGCGAGGGAATACTCGAGGGACTGAGGCTTCTGAACCTCGTAGACTTCAAGTGGGAGGGAGAGGTCTGA
- a CDS encoding FAD synthase, translating into MGKTVLVGGVFDILHPGHVELLRRAKSLAGRDGKLVVLVARDSTVEKTEGRRPVMPEEARKFILENLKPVDEAILGLDPPSVDRVLAMVKPDIVVLGYDQGRLEKTVKDSAKRLGLRIEVVRMEKFNRYMPNSSSDIKRLIAIRYAGR; encoded by the coding sequence ATGGGTAAGACCGTTCTCGTGGGGGGTGTTTTCGACATACTTCACCCAGGCCATGTCGAGCTTCTTAGGAGGGCTAAGTCTCTAGCCGGTAGAGACGGTAAGCTTGTGGTCCTCGTAGCGAGAGACTCGACTGTCGAGAAGACCGAAGGAAGAAGGCCTGTGATGCCTGAAGAAGCTAGAAAATTCATCCTAGAAAACCTCAAACCGGTAGATGAAGCCATATTGGGTTTAGACCCCCCCTCTGTCGATAGGGTTTTAGCGATGGTTAAGCCGGACATAGTGGTTCTAGGATACGACCAAGGTCGTCTAGAGAAAACGGTGAAAGATTCCGCTAAACGGCTTGGGTTGAGGATCGAAGTAGTTCGGATGGAGAAGTTCAACCGATACATGCCCAATAGCTCCTCAGACATCAAACGTCTCATAGCTATACGTTATGCGGGGAGATAG